From Pelagicoccus albus, the proteins below share one genomic window:
- a CDS encoding MFS transporter: MSNATRETPSPTASTYTKIPVVPKQFLVSFILTTCCFSLWGFANDFTNPLVKVFEQVFIIGTSQASWLQFAFYTGYFCMAIPAALFIRRYSYKAAIILGLTLYGVGALITIPASLTATFWVFCLASYVITYGLAFLETSCNPYILAMGPPETATQRLNLAQAFNPIGSLTGMAVATFILAPSLQVGEFRAELGQNNPAYTQYLLTDAENLPAGATVEGDSVTLPDGNVVSLYANGVPTFADELPGVLDGAVPNALKTLRATEPAEFKTIQQADLGFVRTPYMVIASVVFIFLILFSFSKMPLFRREEKDAPFFVVTGHLLRKPHFREGVLAQGFYVGAQIMCWTFIIHYGMEQVGLDLATAQKWNIAAMIIFLCSRFICTFLLRFVSPGKLLFLFSSGGFAFTVGAIFLPGYIGLSCLVLISGCMSLMFPTIYGIALKDLREEEAKLGSAYLIMSIVGGAVLTKLQGGLIENFGVRTSFWLPAACFILIGIFAYRTYGHHEKKTA; the protein is encoded by the coding sequence ATGAGCAACGCTACCCGCGAAACCCCGAGCCCGACAGCTAGCACCTACACCAAGATCCCCGTCGTCCCCAAACAATTTCTTGTCTCTTTCATTTTGACGACCTGCTGTTTTTCCCTGTGGGGATTCGCCAACGACTTCACCAACCCACTGGTCAAAGTCTTCGAACAAGTCTTCATCATCGGCACTTCCCAAGCCTCTTGGTTGCAGTTCGCCTTCTACACGGGCTATTTCTGCATGGCCATTCCGGCGGCTCTCTTCATCCGCCGCTACTCCTACAAGGCCGCTATCATTCTCGGGCTAACGCTTTACGGGGTGGGAGCCCTCATCACCATACCCGCCAGCTTGACTGCGACTTTCTGGGTTTTCTGCCTCGCGTCCTACGTCATAACCTACGGCCTCGCCTTTCTGGAAACCTCCTGCAATCCCTACATTTTGGCCATGGGCCCACCAGAGACCGCAACGCAGCGGCTTAACCTGGCCCAAGCCTTCAACCCGATCGGCTCTCTCACAGGCATGGCTGTTGCGACCTTTATCTTGGCTCCAAGCTTGCAAGTGGGCGAGTTCAGAGCGGAGCTCGGTCAGAACAATCCGGCTTACACCCAGTACCTTTTGACGGACGCGGAGAATTTGCCCGCTGGAGCGACGGTTGAAGGCGACTCCGTGACTCTTCCCGATGGGAATGTTGTGAGCCTGTACGCAAACGGCGTTCCGACCTTCGCGGACGAATTGCCAGGTGTTTTGGATGGTGCCGTACCCAATGCCCTGAAAACACTGCGAGCCACCGAACCGGCGGAGTTTAAGACCATCCAGCAAGCCGACCTTGGTTTTGTACGCACTCCCTACATGGTGATAGCCAGCGTCGTATTTATCTTCCTGATACTCTTTTCGTTCTCCAAGATGCCGCTCTTTAGACGCGAGGAAAAAGATGCTCCATTCTTCGTCGTAACTGGCCACCTTCTGAGAAAACCTCACTTCCGCGAAGGCGTGCTGGCCCAAGGGTTTTACGTGGGGGCTCAGATCATGTGCTGGACCTTTATCATCCACTACGGGATGGAGCAGGTCGGCCTAGACCTCGCGACTGCCCAAAAATGGAATATCGCAGCGATGATCATCTTTCTCTGCAGCCGTTTCATTTGCACCTTCCTACTTCGCTTCGTGAGCCCAGGTAAACTGCTCTTCCTCTTCTCGAGCGGCGGTTTCGCCTTCACCGTCGGAGCCATCTTCCTACCTGGCTACATCGGCCTATCTTGCCTCGTTCTAATCTCCGGCTGCATGTCTTTGATGTTCCCCACCATTTATGGAATCGCCCTCAAGGACCTGCGCGAGGAGGAAGCCAAGCTAGGTTCAGCCTACTTGATCATGTCCATCGTGGGCGGTGCAGTCCTAACAAAGCTGCAAGGAGGGTTGATCGAAAACTTCGGAGTCCGCACCTCCTTCTGGCTGCCGGCAGCCTGCTTCATCCTGATCGGCATCTTCGCCTATCGGACCTACGGTCATCACGAAAAGAAAACAGCCTAA